The segment CGGCTTCATGAACACCGCCGCCACCACGTCGGCAATCACCTACATCGATGGCGATGCCGGCATCCTGCGCTACCGGGGATACCCGATCGAGCAGCTTGCACAGCACTCCAGCTTCCTGGAGGTTTCCTACCTGCTGATCTACGGCAACCTGCCCACGCCTACCGAGCTGGACGCGTTCGACCAGCGCATCCGCCACCACACACTGCTCCACGAAGAACTCAAGGGTTTCTTCGGCGGCTTCCCGCGTGATGCGCATCCGATGCCGGTCCTGTCTTCGGCTGTCTCCGCGTTGTCGACGTTTTACCAGGACTCCTTGGACCCGTTCAACCCGGAGCATGTGGAAGTGTCCACCATCCGCCTGATGGCGAAGCTCCCGGTCATCGCGGCCTACGCCCATAAGAAGTCCATTGGCCAGCCCATGCTGTACCCGGATAACTCCATGAACCTCGTGGAGAACTTCCTGCGGTTGAGCTTCGGCCTGCCGGCGGAACAGTACGAATTGGATCCGGTCGTCGTCAAGGCGCTGGACCTCCTGCTCATCCTGCACGCGGACCACGAGCAGAACTGCTCCACGTCGACCGTGCGCCTGGTGGGCTCGTCGAACGCGAACTTGTTCGCTTCCGTTTCCGCAGGCATCAACGCCCTCTTCGGCCCCGCGCACGGCGGCGCCAACGAGGCCGTGCTGAAGATGCTGCGCCAGATCCAAGCCGACGGCGTTAAGCCCGAGGACTACATGGAGAAGGTCAAGAACAAGGAGGACGGTGTTCGCCTCATGGGCTTCGGACACCGGGTCTACAAGAACTACGACCCGCGCGCGAAGATCATCAAGGCGACGGCACACGAAATCCTGGGCAAGCTCGGCGGCAACGACGAACTCCTGGATATCGCTATGCGTCTTGAAGAGAAGGCCTTGGCTGACGACTACTTCATCCAGCGCAAGCTCTACCCGAATGTCGACTTCTACACGGGCCTGATCTACAAGGCCATGGGTTTCCCGGAGAAGATGTTCACCGTCCTGTTCGCGATCGGGCGCCTTCCCGGCTGGATCGCCCAGTGGCGCGAAATGATCAACGATCCTCAGACGAAGATCGGCCGCCCGCGGCAGCTCTACACCGGGGAACCGGAACGCGACTACCCGGCGATCTA is part of the Arthrobacter methylotrophus genome and harbors:
- a CDS encoding citrate synthase — its product is MTETTSATLRHAGGELELPRIKVVEGNEGYDVSKLLKQTGAVAYDPGFMNTAATTSAITYIDGDAGILRYRGYPIEQLAQHSSFLEVSYLLIYGNLPTPTELDAFDQRIRHHTLLHEELKGFFGGFPRDAHPMPVLSSAVSALSTFYQDSLDPFNPEHVEVSTIRLMAKLPVIAAYAHKKSIGQPMLYPDNSMNLVENFLRLSFGLPAEQYELDPVVVKALDLLLILHADHEQNCSTSTVRLVGSSNANLFASVSAGINALFGPAHGGANEAVLKMLRQIQADGVKPEDYMEKVKNKEDGVRLMGFGHRVYKNYDPRAKIIKATAHEILGKLGGNDELLDIAMRLEEKALADDYFIQRKLYPNVDFYTGLIYKAMGFPEKMFTVLFAIGRLPGWIAQWREMINDPQTKIGRPRQLYTGEPERDYPAI